Sequence from the Candidatus Margulisiibacteriota bacterium genome:
TCAGGTCGGCCAAACGGGCAAGACAGTAAGCCCCAAACTGTATATCGCCTGCGGAATTTCGGGGGCCATTCAGCATTTGGCCGGAATGTCATCCTCGGACATCATCGTGGCCGTCAATAAAGACCAATTCGCACCTATTTTTAATGTGGCCACCTACGGCATAGTGGGCGACCTTTTTGAGGTGCTTCCCGCCATGACCAAAACCTTCAAGGAGCTCCTTTCTTGACAAGCGTGTTCATTTTTCCCGGACAGGGCTCCCAAAAAGCCGGCATGGGCAAAGACCTCTATGACAATTTTGAGGCGGCAAAAGAGATCTTTGCCAAAGCCGACAGGGCCCTTGGATTTGAGCTCTCAAAACTCTGCTTCGAAGGTCCCGACGATGCCTTAAGATCCACAGAAATAGCCCAGCCCGCGATACTCACGGTAAGCACTGCCGCTTTTATGTCCCTTGGAAAAACCCCCAAGGCCGCCGCCGGCCACAGCCTGGGCGAGTATTCGGCCCTGGTGGCCTCGGGCGCGCTGTCTTTTGAGGATACCGTTAGAATAGTTCACCTGCGCGGCAAGTTTATGCAGGAGGCGGTGCCGGCAGGGCATGGGGCCATGTCTGCGGTGCTGGGACTGGACAGGGAAAAACTGGCGGCCTGCTGCGCTGCGGCTTCTTCAAAAGGCGTTGTGGAGCCGGCCAATTTTAACAGCCCGGGACAGATAGTGATCTCCGGAACAAAAGAAGGCGTTGAGGAGGCCGGGCGGCTCTGCAAAGAGGCCGGCGCAAAAAAGATAATCCCGCTTGCGGTAAGCGCCCCTTTCCACTGCTCGCTTATGAAGCCGGCGGCGGACAAACTGGCTGTGGAGCTGGACAAGACTGGTTTTAAGAGCCCTTCGTTCCCGGTATATTCTAATGTGACCGCTTCCCCCCAGACCGACGCGGCAAAGATAAAAGAACTGCTTGTAAAGCAGGTGACCAGCCCCGTGCTCTGGGAAGACACGCTTAAAAACCTGTCCCTAAATGGTTTTGACACCTTTGTCGAGATAGGCTGCGGCAAGATACTGTCGGGGCTTGTTAAAAAGACCCTGGAAAATGCTAAAATATACAATGTTGAGGACAGCGTTTCTGCAAAAGGAGCCGTTCTTTGAAACTTAAAGGCCAAGTTGCGCTTGTTACCGGAGGCGCCCAGGGCATCGGCAGGTCCGTCTGCGAAGCTCTGGCAAAAGAAGGCTGCGATATTATAGTATCCGATGTCAATATAGACGCCGCCCGCGCGGCTGCCGAAGAGCTCAAAAAACTTGGGATAAGGTCTTTTGCTCTAAAGATGAACGTGGCAGACGGTAAAGAAGCGGAAGAGGCCGTAAAAAGCGCCCACTCCGAGTTCGGCAAGATAGATATACTGGTGAACAACGCCGGCATAACAAGGGACGGTCTTCTTATGAGGATGAAAGAAGAGGACTGGGACCTGGTGATAGGCATCAACCTCAAAGGCGTCTTTAACTGCACAAAGGCCGTTTCTTCCCTTATGATGAAAGCCCGCTACGGCAGGATAGTCAATATCGCTTCTATTGTGGGGCTAATGGGCAATGCCGGACAGGCCAACTACTCGGCCTCCAAGGGCGGCGTGATCGCTCTTACAAAGACCACCGCGCGGGAACTTGCCTCAAGGGGCATAACCGCCAACGCCGTTGCCCCGGGATTTATCGACACCGATATGACGAAAAAGCTGCCCGAAGAGGTAAGGGAAAAACTTAAGGCCCAGATACCCATGGGAAGCCTCGGATCTGCCGAAGATGTTGCCAAAGCCGTCGTGTTCTTATGCGCTGACGCCCCGTACATAACGGGTCAGGTCATAAGCGTCAACGGCGGAATGTACATGTAGCATATAGAAGGGGGTGAATTTGATAATGGACGAGCAGAAAGCGTTCGAGCAGGTAAAAAAAGTGGTGGTGGATCAGCTCGGGGTCAACGAGAGCGAGGTCACTAAGCAGGCCTCTTTTGTGGACGACCTGGGAGCCGACTCTTTGGACACCGTGGAACTGGTCATGGCCCTTGAAGAAGCTTTTGGCTTTGAGATACCGGACGAAGAAGCCGAAAAGATAAAGACCGTGGGAGACACGGTAGCGTATGTT
This genomic interval carries:
- the fabD gene encoding ACP S-malonyltransferase, producing MFIFPGQGSQKAGMGKDLYDNFEAAKEIFAKADRALGFELSKLCFEGPDDALRSTEIAQPAILTVSTAAFMSLGKTPKAAAGHSLGEYSALVASGALSFEDTVRIVHLRGKFMQEAVPAGHGAMSAVLGLDREKLAACCAAASSKGVVEPANFNSPGQIVISGTKEGVEEAGRLCKEAGAKKIIPLAVSAPFHCSLMKPAADKLAVELDKTGFKSPSFPVYSNVTASPQTDAAKIKELLVKQVTSPVLWEDTLKNLSLNGFDTFVEIGCGKILSGLVKKTLENAKIYNVEDSVSAKGAVL
- the fabG gene encoding 3-oxoacyl-[acyl-carrier-protein] reductase; the protein is MKLKGQVALVTGGAQGIGRSVCEALAKEGCDIIVSDVNIDAARAAAEELKKLGIRSFALKMNVADGKEAEEAVKSAHSEFGKIDILVNNAGITRDGLLMRMKEEDWDLVIGINLKGVFNCTKAVSSLMMKARYGRIVNIASIVGLMGNAGQANYSASKGGVIALTKTTARELASRGITANAVAPGFIDTDMTKKLPEEVREKLKAQIPMGSLGSAEDVAKAVVFLCADAPYITGQVISVNGGMYM
- the acpP gene encoding acyl carrier protein translates to MDEQKAFEQVKKVVVDQLGVNESEVTKQASFVDDLGADSLDTVELVMALEEAFGFEIPDEEAEKIKTVGDTVAYVLAHAKN